Proteins co-encoded in one Garra rufa chromosome 21, GarRuf1.0, whole genome shotgun sequence genomic window:
- the LOC141296071 gene encoding scavenger receptor cysteine-rich domain-containing protein DMBT1-like isoform X2: MEALNILLCLLLIAFQAKATAAWWTTDYWTDSTGDPSYAYSCRYNCGYDFGTCSCTHSCQYYGNCCYNYDSYCSMTTDWPDTTASSCMHNCGYNLGGCSCNHDCQYYGNCCPDYDSYCSTATTDWQTVTDVPSCMYNCGYHLGSCSCDYDCHYYGNCCPDYSSYCPTTDLTATTPYQTSTLETDTTASSCMYNCGSYAGSCSCTSYCHHYGDCCPDYDSYCPTLTTFVPDDTTGSWIDFTAEPCDGYMTDWTGDLFSPRYPNSYPNNARCTWTIHSTGNTAVSMIFTDVDLETCCDYIRIYDGPSTNYPLLGEIRDYRNQSFKSSNNDLTVFFFSDHSVTRKGFHAEWISVALPSCMHNCGYNLGNCSCNYNCQYYGNCCPDYNSYCSSTTETPATAETTAGHSCMYNCGYHLGSCSCDYNCQYYGNCCYDFHWYCPSYTTPDPHPHCGGHLYGSGLFSSPNYPYYYHDNAYCVWYLSAQQGQRIFLTFADVQLERCCNCDYITVYDGSSTGYPQLGKVCFNDTTHQVFHSSSRYMTVVFRSDYSGVSHGFKALFTSSLTADQGRVDCSSDNMVIVIQRSYLNSLGLSAYDLYVDDHLCRPSVSSTEVVFNFPLDACGTVKEMINGYVSYTNNVRGSQSQSGEITRQSHFLLHVGCRMEPDTMVQIFYKASEVINANITGTGRFNASIAFYSSSSFYYKIYDSPYEVNLNQYLYVQVELDRHDNSLDLFLDTCVASPNPNDFKDRSYDLLRNGCARDNTYYSYTSGHYYYARFRFQAFKFLRTHAYVFLQCKVIICPDNDYNSRCRQGCLSRRKRSLDSSTYHTNTVTLGPIKLKGLRRGEKDLEKSKE; the protein is encoded by the exons ATGGAAGCTCTGAACATCCTTCTCTGTCTGCTTCTAATTGCCTTTCAGG CAAAAGCCACCGCAGCATGGTGGACAACAG ATTACTGGACTGATTCAACAGGAGATCCTtcat ATGCCTATTCGTGCAGGTATAACTGTGGATACGACTTTGGCACTTGTTCATGTACACACTCCTGCCAGTACTATGGAAACTGTTGCTATAACTATGACA GCTACTGCTCAATGACAACCGACTGGCCAGATACAACAG CTTCCTCCTGCATGCATAACTGTGGATACAACCTTGGCGGCTGCTCGTGCAACCATGACTGTCAGTACTATGGCAACTGTTGCCCTGACTATGACA GCTACTGCTCTACAGCAACGACTGACTGGCAAACTGTAACAG ATGTACCCTCCTGCATGTATAACTGTGGATACCATTTGGGCAGCTGCTCATGTGACTATGACTGTCATTATTATGGCAACTGCTGCCCTGACTATAGCA GCTACTGCCCAACAACGGACCTTACAGCAACTACACCGTACCAAACATCAACTTTAGAGACAGATACAACAG CTTCCTCCTGCATGTATAACTGTGGATCCTATGCTGGCAGCTGCTCATGCACCTCTTACTGTCATCATTATGGGGACTGTTGCCCTGACTATGACA GCTACTGCCCAACATTAACAACCTTTGTGCCAGATGATACAACAG gTAGCTGGATTGATTTCACAGCAG AACCATGTGATGGCTACATGACAGATTGGACGGGTGATTTGTTTAGTCCCCGCTACCCCAATAGCTACCCTAATAATGCAAGATGCACATGGACCATTCATAGCACAGGGAACACAGCTGTGTCAATGATCTTCACCGATGTGGA TTTGGAAACATGCTGTGACTACATCAGAATATATGATGGTCCTTCTACCAACTACCCCTTACTGGGAGAAATACGGGACTACAGGAACCAGTCTTTTAAATCCAGCAACAATGATCTGACTGTCTTTTTCTTCAGTGATCACAGTGTAACACGTAAAGGATTTCATGCAGAATGGATCTCTGTAG CTTTACCCTCCTGCATGCATAACTGTGGATACAACCTCGGCAACTGCTCATGCAACTACAACTGTCAGTACTACGGCAATTGTTGTCCTGATTACAACA GCTACTGTTCATCAACAACTGAAACTCCAGCAACAGCAGAAACAACAG CAGGTCACTCGTGCATGTATAACTGTGGATATCATTTGGGCAGCTGCTCATGCGACTACAACTGTCAGTACTATGGCAACTGTTGCTATGACTTTCACT ggTATTGCCCATCGTACACAACACCAG ATCCTCACCCTCATTGTGGAGGACACCTGTATGGTTCTGGACTGTTTTCTAGTCCAAACTACCCATACTATTACCATGATAATGCCTACTGTGTGTGGTATCTCTCTGCTCAGCAAGGACAGAGAATCTTCCTGACATTTGCTGATGTGCA ATTGGAGCGCTGCTGTAACTGTGACTACATAACGGTGTATGACGGCTCTTCCACTGGTTATCCACAGCTGGGAAAGGTCTGCTTCAATGACACCACACACCAGGTGTTTCACTCTTCTTCACGATACATGACTGTTGTTTTCAGGAGTGACTACTCTGGTGTCAGCCATGGTTTCAAGGCCCTTTTCACAAGCTCTCTGACAGCAGATCAAG GTCGTGTGGATTGTTCCTCAGACAACATGGTCATTGTCATTCAAAGGTCTTACCTGAACTCACTCGGCTTGAGTGCATATGATCTTTATGTGGATGACCATCTTTGCAGACCCTCCGTTAGCAGTACTGAGGTTGTGTTCAACTTCCCACTTGATGCATGTGGGACGGTCAAAGAG ATGATAAATGGTTATGTGTCCTACACCAACAATGTGCGGGGCTCTCAGTCTCAATCAGGTGAAATTACTCGTCAGTCACATTTCCTACTTCATGTGGGCTGCCGAATGGAGCCGGACACCATGGTGCAGATATTCTACAAGGCCAGTGAGGTCATCAATGCCAACATCACAGGAACGGGCCGCTTCAATGCCAGCATAGCTTTCTACAGCTCCAGCAGTTTCTACTATAAAATTTATGACTCTCCATATGAGGTGAACCTGAACCAGTATCTGTACGTTCAGGTTGAGCTAGACAGGCATGACAACAGTCTGGATCTTTTCCTGGACACCTGTGTAGCATCTCCAAATCCCAATGACTTCAAAGATCGCTCCTATGACTTGCTGCGTAACGG ATGTGCCAGAGACAACACATATTATTCCTACACCAGCGGTCATTACTACTATGCTCGATTCAGATTCCAGGCTTTCAAGTTCCTCCGGACTCACGCCTATGTGTTCCTGCAGTGTAAGGTGATCATCTGCCCCGATAACGATTACAACTCCCGCTGCCGCCAAGGTTGTCTCTCACGTCGCAAGAGATCCCTTGACAGCAGCACCTACCACACCAATACTGTGACTCTGGGGCCAATCAAACTCAAAG GACTAAGGCGTGGTGAGAAGGATTTGGAGAAGTCAAAGGAATGA
- the LOC141296071 gene encoding scavenger receptor cysteine-rich domain-containing protein DMBT1-like isoform X1: MEALNILLCLLLIAFQAKATAAWWTTDYWTDSTGDPSYAYSCRYNCGYDFGTCSCTHSCQYYGNCCYNYDSYCSMTTDWPDTTASSCMHNCGYNLGGCSCNHDCQYYGNCCPDYDSYCSTATTDWQTVTDVPSCMYNCGYHLGSCSCDYDCHYYGNCCPDYSSYCPTTDLTATTPYQTSTLETDTTASSCMYNCGSYAGSCSCTSYCHHYGDCCPDYDSYCPTLTTFVPDDTTGSWIDFTAEPCDGYMTDWTGDLFSPRYPNSYPNNARCTWTIHSTGNTAVSMIFTDVDLETCCDYIRIYDGPSTNYPLLGEIRDYRNQSFKSSNNDLTVFFFSDHSVTRKGFHAEWISVALPSCMHNCGYNLGNCSCNYNCQYYGNCCPDYNSYCSSTTETPATAETTAGHSCMYNCGYHLGSCSCDYNCQYYGNCCYDFHWYCPSYTTPDPHPHCGGHLYGSGLFSSPNYPYYYHDNAYCVWYLSAQQGQRIFLTFADVQLERCCNCDYITVYDGSSTGYPQLGKVCFNDTTHQVFHSSSRYMTVVFRSDYSGVSHGFKALFTSSLTADQGRVDCSSDNMVIVIQRSYLNSLGLSAYDLYVDDHLCRPSVSSTEVVFNFPLDACGTVKEMINGYVSYTNNVRGSQSQSGEITRQSHFLLHVGCRMEPDTMVQIFYKASEVINANITGTGRFNASIAFYSSSSFYYKIYDSPYEVNLNQYLYVQVELDRHDNSLDLFLDTCVASPNPNDFKDRSYDLLRNGCARDNTYYSYTSGHYYYARFRFQAFKFLRTHAYVFLQCKVIICPDNDYNSRCRQGCLSRRKRSLDSSTYHTNTVTLGPIKLKGQRPLTGLRRGEKDLEKSKE, from the exons ATGGAAGCTCTGAACATCCTTCTCTGTCTGCTTCTAATTGCCTTTCAGG CAAAAGCCACCGCAGCATGGTGGACAACAG ATTACTGGACTGATTCAACAGGAGATCCTtcat ATGCCTATTCGTGCAGGTATAACTGTGGATACGACTTTGGCACTTGTTCATGTACACACTCCTGCCAGTACTATGGAAACTGTTGCTATAACTATGACA GCTACTGCTCAATGACAACCGACTGGCCAGATACAACAG CTTCCTCCTGCATGCATAACTGTGGATACAACCTTGGCGGCTGCTCGTGCAACCATGACTGTCAGTACTATGGCAACTGTTGCCCTGACTATGACA GCTACTGCTCTACAGCAACGACTGACTGGCAAACTGTAACAG ATGTACCCTCCTGCATGTATAACTGTGGATACCATTTGGGCAGCTGCTCATGTGACTATGACTGTCATTATTATGGCAACTGCTGCCCTGACTATAGCA GCTACTGCCCAACAACGGACCTTACAGCAACTACACCGTACCAAACATCAACTTTAGAGACAGATACAACAG CTTCCTCCTGCATGTATAACTGTGGATCCTATGCTGGCAGCTGCTCATGCACCTCTTACTGTCATCATTATGGGGACTGTTGCCCTGACTATGACA GCTACTGCCCAACATTAACAACCTTTGTGCCAGATGATACAACAG gTAGCTGGATTGATTTCACAGCAG AACCATGTGATGGCTACATGACAGATTGGACGGGTGATTTGTTTAGTCCCCGCTACCCCAATAGCTACCCTAATAATGCAAGATGCACATGGACCATTCATAGCACAGGGAACACAGCTGTGTCAATGATCTTCACCGATGTGGA TTTGGAAACATGCTGTGACTACATCAGAATATATGATGGTCCTTCTACCAACTACCCCTTACTGGGAGAAATACGGGACTACAGGAACCAGTCTTTTAAATCCAGCAACAATGATCTGACTGTCTTTTTCTTCAGTGATCACAGTGTAACACGTAAAGGATTTCATGCAGAATGGATCTCTGTAG CTTTACCCTCCTGCATGCATAACTGTGGATACAACCTCGGCAACTGCTCATGCAACTACAACTGTCAGTACTACGGCAATTGTTGTCCTGATTACAACA GCTACTGTTCATCAACAACTGAAACTCCAGCAACAGCAGAAACAACAG CAGGTCACTCGTGCATGTATAACTGTGGATATCATTTGGGCAGCTGCTCATGCGACTACAACTGTCAGTACTATGGCAACTGTTGCTATGACTTTCACT ggTATTGCCCATCGTACACAACACCAG ATCCTCACCCTCATTGTGGAGGACACCTGTATGGTTCTGGACTGTTTTCTAGTCCAAACTACCCATACTATTACCATGATAATGCCTACTGTGTGTGGTATCTCTCTGCTCAGCAAGGACAGAGAATCTTCCTGACATTTGCTGATGTGCA ATTGGAGCGCTGCTGTAACTGTGACTACATAACGGTGTATGACGGCTCTTCCACTGGTTATCCACAGCTGGGAAAGGTCTGCTTCAATGACACCACACACCAGGTGTTTCACTCTTCTTCACGATACATGACTGTTGTTTTCAGGAGTGACTACTCTGGTGTCAGCCATGGTTTCAAGGCCCTTTTCACAAGCTCTCTGACAGCAGATCAAG GTCGTGTGGATTGTTCCTCAGACAACATGGTCATTGTCATTCAAAGGTCTTACCTGAACTCACTCGGCTTGAGTGCATATGATCTTTATGTGGATGACCATCTTTGCAGACCCTCCGTTAGCAGTACTGAGGTTGTGTTCAACTTCCCACTTGATGCATGTGGGACGGTCAAAGAG ATGATAAATGGTTATGTGTCCTACACCAACAATGTGCGGGGCTCTCAGTCTCAATCAGGTGAAATTACTCGTCAGTCACATTTCCTACTTCATGTGGGCTGCCGAATGGAGCCGGACACCATGGTGCAGATATTCTACAAGGCCAGTGAGGTCATCAATGCCAACATCACAGGAACGGGCCGCTTCAATGCCAGCATAGCTTTCTACAGCTCCAGCAGTTTCTACTATAAAATTTATGACTCTCCATATGAGGTGAACCTGAACCAGTATCTGTACGTTCAGGTTGAGCTAGACAGGCATGACAACAGTCTGGATCTTTTCCTGGACACCTGTGTAGCATCTCCAAATCCCAATGACTTCAAAGATCGCTCCTATGACTTGCTGCGTAACGG ATGTGCCAGAGACAACACATATTATTCCTACACCAGCGGTCATTACTACTATGCTCGATTCAGATTCCAGGCTTTCAAGTTCCTCCGGACTCACGCCTATGTGTTCCTGCAGTGTAAGGTGATCATCTGCCCCGATAACGATTACAACTCCCGCTGCCGCCAAGGTTGTCTCTCACGTCGCAAGAGATCCCTTGACAGCAGCACCTACCACACCAATACTGTGACTCTGGGGCCAATCAAACTCAAAGGTCAGAGGCCATTAACAG GACTAAGGCGTGGTGAGAAGGATTTGGAGAAGTCAAAGGAATGA